The following proteins are encoded in a genomic region of Arachis ipaensis cultivar K30076 chromosome B02, Araip1.1, whole genome shotgun sequence:
- the LOC107628526 gene encoding cytochrome P450 83B1-like, whose translation MMPPLILLVLYLTLPLFIFFLVRNLMNPHKSKTLPPGPKGLPIIGNLYKLDNSVLHLQLWNLSKKFGPIFTLWLGFRPAIIISSPQLAEEAMKIQDPKVCGRPKFVAQQRISYDGIEMAFSPYDNCWKEIKKICVSNVLSPRRIAGYYSIRKEEVKKMMKKIHEHATSSEVVNLKDPLLNLMMNLVCKIVLGRTYEDEGPERERFLSLFDECNAWLGTYFLSDYFPFLSWIDRMMGLHSRLDKNFKELDEFYQEIIDEHSDPNRKVLEGEEDITDILLQMQKDHSTSMDLTNDHVKAIIMDILVGATDTTAATTVWIMTNLIKNARVLKKVQEEIRSLGGKKDFLEEDEIQKFTYFKAVIKESLRLHLPAPIIPRATHESCNIGGYQIPPNTLVYVNTWAIHRDPQSWKDPEEFYPERFLDNDINLRGQDFKLFPFGSGRRMCPGLPLATAALDLILANLLNSFDWELPEGIKGEDIDYERLPGIAHHKKNPLYLIAKTHI comes from the exons ATGATGCCACCACTAATTCTTTTAGTACTATATCTTACTCTTCCTTTGTTTATCTTTTTCCTTGTCCGAAACCTTATGAACCCTCATAAGAGCAAAACCCTACCACCAGGTCCCAAAGGCCTTCCCATAATTGGCAACCTTTACAAGCTAGATAACTCAGTTCTTCACCTTCAGCTATGGAATCTCTCCAAGAAATTTGGGCCAATATTCACCCTTTGGCTAGGGTTTAGGCCTGCCATCATTATTTCATCGCCTCAACTGGCCGAAGAGGCAATGAAAATACAAGACCCTAAGGTTTGTGGACGGCCTAAGTTCGTTGCACAACAACGAATTTCTTATGATGGGATCGAGATGGCATTTTCGCCATACGATAATTGTTGGAAGGAGATCAAGAAAATTTGTGTTTCTAATGTCCTTAGCCCTAGGCGCATCGCCGGATATTACTCGATAAGGAAAGAAGaggtgaagaagatgatgaagaagataCATGAGCATGCAACTTCATCGGAAGTTGTAAATTTGAAGGATCCACTCCTCAACCTTATGATGAATCTTGTATGCAAGATTGTTCTAGGGAGGACTTATGAAGATGAAGGGCCTGAGAGGGAAAggtttcttagtttgtttgatgaGTGTAATGCTTGGTTGGGAACCTACTTTCTTTCAGATTATTTTCCTTTTCTGAGCTGGATCGATAGGATGATGGGACTCCATTCGCGTCTCGATAAGAACTTCAAGGAGTTGGATGAGTTCTACCAAGAAATCATTGATGAACACTCGGATCCTAATAGGAAGGTTTTGGAGGGAGAGGAAGATATAACTGATATCTTGCTTCAAATGCAAAAGGATCATTCAACATCCATGGACCTCACTAATGATCATGTCAAAGCAATAATCATG GACATACTTGTTGGAGCAACCGATACAACTGCGGCCACAACGGTTTGGATCATGACAAATCTAATAAAAAACGCAAGAGTGTTGAAGAAAGTTCAAGAAGAAATTAGGAGCTTGGGAGGGAAGAAAGATTTCTTGGAAGAAGATGAGATTCAAAAGTTTACCTATTTCAAAGCCGTTATAAAAGAATCACTAAGATTGCATCTTCCAGCACCTATAATTCCAAGAGCCACACATGAAAGTTGCAACATTGGTGGATACCAAATTCCACCCAACACACTTGTTTATGTGAACACTTGGGCTATCCATAGAGACCCTCAATCTTGGAAGGACCCAGAAGAATTTTATCCAGAAAGATTCTTAGACAATGATATCAACCTTCGAGGGCAAGATTTCAAGCTTTTTCCATTTGGTTCAGGTCGTAGAATGTGCCCTGGTTTGCCTTTAGCAACTGCAGCGCTTGATCTTATTCTTGCTAATCTTTTAAATTCCTTTGATTGGGAACTGCCAGAAGGAATCAAAGGGGAAGACA